TGCAGACCAGGCGTTTGCTTCATGGTTAGGCGGTTTCAGTGTCAGCGGCGGGTGTACCCCGACGTTTGGCACCAACCCGGGTATTCCGACAGCACCAAATTACCAGGGTGGCGCTGTGGAAGTAACATGGACGGTAAATGATCACTGTTTTGAGACTTCAATCCATACAGCAACTTTTACAATCACGCCGCTGGTCGAAATTGAAGCCTATGTTTATCTTGAAGGCTCTGCAATTAAACCGGATGGTCAATCAATATATACGTTACCAATGCGTACCACTTTGAATTTTTTGAAGGTACTACCGGGTCAAATGTATAGTGACTTTTTCTATGGAACATATTATTCTCCTCCAGGTCAGCCTTATAATATTCCACCATGGAGCTACAATGGAAATGAAGGAGAATACTATGATTCCGGTGGTGATCCATTGAATGGCGATGCAAATTACCCAGCTACAGTTGTTGACTGGGTGCTTGTTTCCTTACGTGATAATCCTGCAGGAACAGGCGGACCGGTTTGCCAGGCTGCTGCTTTGTTGCACAAAGACGGTACAATTGAGTTTGTTGGAGGAGGCCCGGCTTGCTGTGATGTTAATATGAATACAAGTTACTGGGTGGTTGTTGAGCATCGAAATCACCTGATTGTAATGTCTCATGAGTCTGTTGCAATTGTTGATGGAAAGATCATTTATGATTTCCGTATACAACAAAGTTACCTGAATGATCCTTTCGGGTTTGGATTTTATGCCCGTCAGAAGGAAATTTTATCTGGTAAATATGCCATGTATGGAGGTAATGGCGGACAAGTGGTCAATGCTCAATCAGATACCGACATCACCTTTGATGATAGAAGTTTTTGGGAGGAGGCCAATGGTATATTTGGCCGATATTCCAACAGTGATTATAATATGAATGGAGATAACAATTTTAATGACCGCGTAATGTGGGAGTTCAACAATGGAAAATTTACGAGTGTACCAAGAAATTAACTGTAGAAATTTGAGCAGACAGGTCATTTGATAATCTGTTCAAATTATTAAAAATCTATAATTTATTTAAATATTTTAAACACTTAGTCATTGAATACTATTTTTGCACATTAATACCTTTATCAGTATCAGAGAAATAATTGATGGAATTTGAAAATTCTACATAGTATTACCATACAAAACCCTATATTTATGGAAAGAAATTTACGCTTTTTATGCAATTTTACAGGCCTCGTGAGACTTTCTTACAGAAGAATCAGTGTATCTATCATGCTGATTTCATTGTTAATCATGGGTCTTCAGGCATCGGCTCAAAACCCTGTAATTACTGTTCGTTTTGCTAACCCAGAATTTGATTGCCAGGCGCAAACGTATTGTCTAGATGTTGAGTTTAATTCTGATACAGAGGGACAGCAATTGTTTGGGATGAATGCCCGATTTTTTTATGATGATAATGTCCTTGAATTGATTGGTTTTTCAGATTTTCAGGGCGGACTTGTGCAATCAGCTAATCCTCCTGAATTTCCGCTTAAAACCACCGGCGGCGCATCATCTGGCCCGACCCTGTTTAATTTTTCAGGCCCAGCCGAGTATATCAATGGGATTATTCAATTGGATAACCCGGCAAACGCCATTGACATTTCCACATCCGGTTGGACAAAATTATTTTCGATCTGTTTTGAAGTTTCAGATCCTTCCTTTATTGGGATCACTGACTTTTGTCCAAGTATTGTGTGGGAACTTAACGAAGAGGGGACTTCAGGATGGTTGATAGGAAGTGATGGGGTAGTCATTACATTGGTTGACCCTGATCCATTGCTTGAATCTTATCCTTCAGACGAGCAAGTTGAACAATTTAACTGGGAATATTTTCCAGGCACTAGTAATCCTCCATACGGGGAACCGGTTCAGGCAGTTTGCATTGAGACCAATTGCCCGCCGGTAGCGTTGGACGATGTGAACAACACCTTAATTAATACGCCTGTACCGGGGAATGTATTGACGAATGATTTTGATCCGGACGGCGATCCGGTCACGATCAACACAACCCCGGTAGTACCGCCGTCGAGCGGGACGTTAGTACTCAATCCGGATGGCAGTTACCTGTACACTCCGCAGACGGACTTTGTAGGGGTAGTTAGTTTTGTATACGAGATATGCGACAACGGCACCCCGCCGTTGTGCGACCAGGCGGTGGTAACGATCACGGTGATTCCTATACCCACAGAGGACAACAATCCGCCGGTAGCGGTGAATGATGCCTACCAGGGTTTGATCAACACCCCTGTTTTGGGGACGGTGATCCCGAACGACTGGGATCCGGACGGCAATTTGGATCCGGCCAGTGTCACGCTGGTAGACGGCGGGAGCGCAGATGCCAATGGTACGCTGACGCTGAACGCAGACGGTACCTTCACCTTTGATCCGGACACGGACTTTGTCGGCCAGGTAAGCTTTACTTACCAGGTATGCGATTTGGGCACACCGGTTTATTGCGATGAAGCGATAGTGACGATCGACATTTACCCGAATCCGTTTGGTGAGAACTACACGTTTGCGGTAGATGACAGTTACATCGGCACACAGGACGATCCGATTTTGGGTAATATTTTGGATAATGACTACGATCCTGAAGGGGACGACCAGATCTTCAGTGGGATCCTGGTACAGCCACAACATGGGACAGTTACGGTGACCTTGGCGGGCGACTTTGTGTACACGCCTGAACCGGGCTATTACGGTCCCGACCAGTTTGTGTACGAGGTTTGCGATGATGGTACTCCTGAAGCTTGTGATCAGGCGACGGTTTACCTGCTGTTAGCACCACTTCCTGATGTTACACCAATTATCACAGCTGTGCCTAATGTGATGAATGGACCGACTGATTTTTACGTTACCGTCAGGATTACTGAATTGAATAATGTTAACACCAATGGTTTGATTACTGTCAGGATTCCGAAAGACACACGTTGGATTTTAGATGGTCCTTATGATCCTACCCTACCAATGCTTGGAACTACCCCTCTTAATAATACGGATTGGAGTTATTCAGACGATGCAACATATCATATTTTCACCACCACCGCAGTGATTCCTGCCGGAGGATTTTCATACTTTGGATTCAACGCCAAGTGGGATGCAGGACAAACCGTTGGCATTTACACTATTACTTCCCAAATTGTTGAAGGAAGTGGTGGTGAAATCCGCATTGACAATAACGTAGACGCGGAAAAGCTTGATTATTTTATAAACTAAATAAAACATTGTACTATGAGGAGGGGACTTTTTACAATTATTATTTTTATTTCAGCACTAATTTCAAATGCACAAAGCTGGAATCCTTATGTAAACCAGGGAATTGTTGCCCCTGCGCCGTTATTACCAGCCGAATTTAACGGAACTGGGACGCTTTCTTTTAATGTCGGTAATACCGGAATCACTCCATTGCATCTGGTGACAAATCAGGAAATGGGACTGGTCATCACCTTGTCGAAAGGTGTTCCGGACAATGCTGATCCCATTGCTGCACTTGGAGGTACATGGCTTGGCTATTTTGACTGGACATACAATTCCGGTTTAAGGACCTATTTTGCCATTCAGAATCAGGAAATTCCGGGTGCAAGTCAGGGTAATATTACCATAGCCTACAAGGTAGCCGAGAATACTTCCATCGGAACTCCGCAGAATGGTTTTAATGTTAATGTTCAGCCTCCATCCTATACGAATGGCTTTAATACAACAAACGATGATGCAGTAAGTTCTTACACTTATGTGCGCGCC
The nucleotide sequence above comes from Bacteroidales bacterium. Encoded proteins:
- a CDS encoding tandem-95 repeat protein — protein: MERNLRFLCNFTGLVRLSYRRISVSIMLISLLIMGLQASAQNPVITVRFANPEFDCQAQTYCLDVEFNSDTEGQQLFGMNARFFYDDNVLELIGFSDFQGGLVQSANPPEFPLKTTGGASSGPTLFNFSGPAEYINGIIQLDNPANAIDISTSGWTKLFSICFEVSDPSFIGITDFCPSIVWELNEEGTSGWLIGSDGVVITLVDPDPLLESYPSDEQVEQFNWEYFPGTSNPPYGEPVQAVCIETNCPPVALDDVNNTLINTPVPGNVLTNDFDPDGDPVTINTTPVVPPSSGTLVLNPDGSYLYTPQTDFVGVVSFVYEICDNGTPPLCDQAVVTITVIPIPTEDNNPPVAVNDAYQGLINTPVLGTVIPNDWDPDGNLDPASVTLVDGGSADANGTLTLNADGTFTFDPDTDFVGQVSFTYQVCDLGTPVYCDEAIVTIDIYPNPFGENYTFAVDDSYIGTQDDPILGNILDNDYDPEGDDQIFSGILVQPQHGTVTVTLAGDFVYTPEPGYYGPDQFVYEVCDDGTPEACDQATVYLLLAPLPDVTPIITAVPNVMNGPTDFYVTVRITELNNVNTNGLITVRIPKDTRWILDGPYDPTLPMLGTTPLNNTDWSYSDDATYHIFTTTAVIPAGGFSYFGFNAKWDAGQTVGIYTITSQIVEGSGGEIRIDNNVDAEKLDYFIN